CTCAAAGTCCTTAAATCCAGCACCGTATCCTATTGAATCGATCTTCACTTCTGGAATCGTTCCAAATTCATCAGCTATTGTTTTTGCTATAGCTGCACCTGTAGGCGTTACAAGCTCTCCACTTATTCCATTGTCATACACCGGTATACCCTTTAAAAGCTCCGCTGTTGCCGGTGCAGGTACAGGTATCACACCATGCTGGCTATTTACAAAGCCTGATCCTACAGGAAGTTTTGAAAAAATTATCTTATCTGGTGCAATCATATTTATAAGCACAGATGTCCCAACTATATCGATTATAGAATCAACTGCACCGACTTCATGAAAGTGAACTTCCTCAGGCGACATCCCATGCACTTTGCCTTCAGCATCTGCTAAATTGCGAAATATCTTAAGACTCATTTCTTTTACATCATCATTCAGCGAACTTCGATTTATGATATTCTCTATATCTTTCATAGTTCTATGATGATGGTGATGGTCATCATAATTAACTTTGAAAGTATTTGCAGTTATGCCATTTTTCTTTGCGCTTCCAAATTCTAAATCATATCCATCAAGTGGCAATTTACTTAATTCGCCTTTAAATTTATCAATATCGATACCATGGCTAAGAAGAGATGAAATTGTCATATCACCAGAAATTCCTGCAAAGCAATCAAAGTATAGAAATCTCATATCATTACTCTCCTATCTTGTTTATTAAACTTGCTGAATAAGCTGCACCAAACCCATTATCGATGTTCACTACGCTGACACCGCTGGAGCATGAATTAAGCATAGCAAGCAGTGCAGAAAGTCCATGAAAATTAGCTCCATATCCCACGCTTGTTGGAACTGCGATAATTGGACAAGCCACAAGCCCTCCGACTACAGTAGGTAGTGCACCTTCCATTCCTGCTATACATATTATGACTCTAAATTTTCTCAATTCTTCAACTTTGCTCATCAATCTGTGTATTCCAGCTACACCTACATCATATATACGCTTTACAGAATTCCCCATAAGTTCTGCCGTTACAGCAGCTTCTTCAGCAACAGGCAAGTCAGATGTACCTGCTGCCACAACACCGATAACACCTTTTGTAGGCATTATCTCTTCTGATTTAATCGATATAATCCTCGCCACATCGTAATAAACTGCCTTATCGCATACTTCCTTCAATGCTTCAAAGTGTTCAATAGACGCCCTAGTACCTAAAACATTGCTTCCCCTTTCATACATCCTAAGCGCTATTTCCTTAACCTGTTCAGGCGTCTTACCTTCACAGTAAATGACTTCAGGGAAACCTCGTCTAACTTCTCTATTGTAGTCAATCTTTGCAAACCCTAAATCTTCGTATGGAAGCTTTTTTAATATATCAACTGCCTCATTTAATCCTATATAGCCATTTTCATATTTTTTAAGAACGTCCCTTATTACGTTATCGTACATTATTTATCAGCTCCGATATTGCTTCATTCATACTGCCTGTTCTATAACCTTCAAGATCAAGTGAAACATATTTAAAGCCTATTTCTTTCAATTTTGATACAACTTTTTTCCTGATGTTTTCATCCATCATCATATTAATCTGATCTGGATTAAGTTCTATTCTGGCAATATCGCCATGGTGCCTCACTCTAAATCCCACAAAGCCCAATTTTAAAAGGTATTCTTCTGATTTTTCAACCATCGACAATTTCTCACTTGTTATCTCTTGTCCATAAGGAAAGCGGGATGAAAGACAGGCATAAGCAGGTTTGTTCCATGTAGGAAGACCTAAATTCTTTGACATCTCCCTTATATCGTCCTTCGTAAAGCCACATTCTAAAAGAGGGCTTTTGACACCTAATTCTTTTGCTGCACGCCTACCCGGTCTAAAATCTCCCGTATCATCAGCATTTGTTCCATCTAAAACATACTCTATTCCTTCATCATCAGCAACTTTTTTAAGCTTAGAAAACAATTCGCTTTTACAGTAATAACATCTATCTATAGGATTTTTGGAAAATCCCTCTATTTCAAGTTCCTCAGATTTTATTATTTTATGTCTTATACCAATCTCCTTTGCTAGCTCCAGAGCTTCTTTAAATTCTCTTTCCGGATATGTAGATGATGTGGCTGTAACAGCTAAACAACTATCATTTAGCACATCTTTGCAAACTTTAGCAAGAAAAGTGCTATCAACTCCACCTGAAAATGCTATGACAGCACTTCCAAGTTCCTTTATATACTTTTTTAAATTCTCATATTTTTCTTCTAGTCTCATAACCATACCTCCTCAAAAAATATAACATAAAAATTCCAAAAATCAAAACTGCAAAATTATAAAACAATCTATTGTTTATAATTGTAAAATTTAAACTCAACTGAATAAATAAAGAAAGCTATAAGCGCAAGTAGCAGTGCTATTACCATTAACGTAAGACCATAAGGCCAATCAAAAATTGAAAAAATTATTGCGATGTAAAAAAGTAGTGTTGCCCCTTTCCCAAATTTATTGGCAGGTATTGCAATGTCTTTTTTCCTGTATAGAATAAATGCGCCAATGATCATGGTAACCTCTTTTACAATTACAATCAATATTATAAAAAAGGGTATTATTCCCTTTATCCACAGACTTGCTAGCACTGTTATTATCATCAGCTTGTCTGCCAATGGATCCATCAATATGCCTATTTTTGTTATCTGATTGTAATGACGGGCAATATATCCATCAAGAACATCAGTCAATCCAGATATTATAAATATAACTGCAGCGTATATATTGCCATTGTTTATGTAAAAAAAACTGTAAACAAATACGGGTATCAACACAAATCTAATCATCGTTAAGATATTCGGTATATTCATAAAAGCACCTCTTAAATAAGAATCACTTGTATTGTATTATATTATTTATTTGATAAAAAGTAAATAAAGGCCTTAAAAGGCCTTTATACGATTTTCCCATTTAATCCTATCTCAAAAATGTACTCATTGTTGCATTTCTTTGCATTATTCATATTATTCATATATTTTTTCAATATATCAGCTTTCGCGTGAACTTCCAATATTTTAAACTTGCTAAGCAGGGATATGCTTTTTACTATTGAATTCATAGCATCATTTATAACATCATCGCTTACATTTTCACAATCATCAATATAAACATACAAACTGCATCTTTTCAATTGCCAATTAATATTATAAAGTCCACAAAAGCCTATATTATCTCCATCATTGGTCTGCAAAATAAATATTTTTCTATTTTTCCCAAACGGGATATTTAATACATTTTCGCTTTTTCTCGATACCCTAAACATATCTATAAGAAACTTCACTACATCAACATCTCTAAGCCACATCGAAAATGTCCTTTTATCCCTTTTCTCCATATCTCTCAAAAATATCTTTTCTGGTTTCACATTAACACCACCTATATATATTATTCTTTATAAAATAAAAAAATCCTTCTTGCCAACAGAAAATAATTTTCGACAAATTTAATTATAACTAATCGAGAAAATAAATTGATTTTTATTGAAGGAAGAACTTTAGAATTGTAGAATATATATATTGAGGTGATAAAATGCAAGCAGCTATTATAAAAGATATTCAGCTTTTATCAAATCCAATTTTAGATTATATTTTTATCGGTATTACCATGATGGGCAGCTCTTACTTTTATTTTTTAGTATTGCCTATATTTTATTGGTGCGTTGATAAGAGATTTGGACTTAAAATTGGTATAATTCTTTTGTCATCTGTTTATGTCAATACTGTAGTAAAAAATGTAACAATGGTTCAAAGGCCAATTGGCTATCCAGGCATAAGATCGATTTTTACTCAATCTGCCGGCGGATACTCTTTTCCAAGCGGTCATGCGCAGGGAACAACTACCTTTTGGGGAACACTGATGGTTAAGTACAACAGAAAATGCATCAATGTTTTAGGAATAGCTTCTATAGTTCTCGTTTCCCTATCAAGACTGTATTTAGGCGTTCATTGGCCTGTAGACATAATTGGAGGCATATTAATTGCCGTTTTAATAATAATTATCGGTGAACTTGTGGATAGCATCATAGTCGAAAGTAAATTTGATATACAACTTGCCTATAAAGTAATCTTAGCAATTATTGTCCCTACTGCATTAATAATTCTGTTTCCATATACTGAAAATTTTGAATACATGGGACTGGCATCAGGTATTTTGATAGGATATTTTGTTGATGAAAAATACTACGCTTTTACAGTTAGTAATTCAATTAAAAAACAGATATACAAGGTTATGATAGGTGCATTAATTTTCTTGGCCTTACAAAATGGTTTAAAGTATATTTTGCCTTATACAAATGTGTTTAATACTGTAAGATATCTCATATGCGGGTTATGGCTTTCAATTGGTGCACCATTAACATTCAATAAACTTAAACTCAATAAGAGAACTTTATAATACTTGGAAATCCAAGTATTATAAAGTTTCAAGTATACTTTTAGCATCTTTTGAGGAATCCAAAATCTCTTTTAAATTATATCCAGAATCAATTGCTTTTTTGATTTTAGTAGAGCTGCTTATATCGCCAATGAGAATTGCACCGACTAATTTGTTATCCTTTATAAACAGCTTATAATAAATATTTCCATCCTTATAACTGTATGAAGTGGATTTTTCCCCAGATATATCGCCAGACGAAAATACATCAACGCCCGTTATTTTTAATGTACTTGATGGAATGACTTCTTTGTATTTTGTCCTAATGCCTGCCGCATTTAACCCTGCATTTCTGCCTTGTGCCATTGCAACAGTCCAAAGACCATATATTTTGCCATTATATTCTGCAACATCTCCTGCTGCAAATACATCATCCACATTCGTTCTCATGAAATCGTCTACCAAAATCCCTCTGTTGATTTTTATATCAGAATCTTTTGCTATATCTACATTAGGTCTGATTCCTGCTGAAAATATCACAAAATCAGCTTGGACTTTTCTCCCATCTTTTAATATTACACCGTCTGCATCATCGCCAGTTATCTCTGCTACTTCTGCATTCAGTATGAGTTTGATTCCACTGTTTTCTATAATATTCTCAATAATCTTTGAGCCTTCTTCATCAGATTGCTTAGGCAACAGTCTCGGAAAAAATTCAATAACATTTATATCATATCCAGCCTGTTTTAATGACCATGCAGCTTCAAGCCCTAATAATCCTCCTCCAACTACAATTCCTCTTTTCTTGTCTTTTATATATTTGTTTAAATTATTAACATCATCCAGACTTCTTATTGCATAAACACCATTTTTGTCTCTTCCTTTAACCGGCGGAATAAAACTATAGCTTCCAGTTGCAATTATAAGCTTATCGTATGTAATTTTATCACTACTATCTAAGTGTATAATTTTTTTGTCTGTATCTAAAGACACTACGCTGCACTTTAGCATAGTATCAATATTGTTGCTTTTGTACCAAGATTCAGGTCTAACGTATAGTTTTTCTAATTCGTATTCATGTCCCAATAAATGAGACAATTTCATCCTGAAATATGTATTGTACGGTTCCCTTGTAATCATCGTTATTTTAGATTCTTTATCATTTTTCCTAATGCTTTCAGCGGCTGATAATGCAGCAATTCCGTTGCCTATTATGACAAAATCCATTATAATCATTCCTTTCAAAATTATATATGTAAAAAAATTAATTTGTGTTATATGCAAGATGCATATAACACTTTTATGTTACACAAGTGATGATGCAAATATTCTTCCAAAATCCCTGCATTTTTCTAAATCATCATCACTTGGAATGAAATTAATTTTAAGACCTGGCTCAACCAAATTAAGCTTTAACCCTTTAAGCCTTTCCTCCATCAAAGGTATCGCCTCGCCACTCCATCCATATGAGCCAAAAACTGCAGCAGGCTTATTCTTATTTTTTATAGGATTTATCCTATCTATAACATCCCAGATGGGTTCAACAGCGTCACCAGTAATCGTCGGCGAACCAAACAGCAGCCCGTCTGCTTTTTCAATCTTATCCCTTGCATCATCTAAATTAACTGCCTTTGCATTGTATATATCCACGTCTATAACCCCAGAATCTTTGATGCCATTGCTTATCTCTTCCGCCATCTTTCTAGTATTGCCGTATGCAGAAACATAGTATATCAGCACTTTCTTCTTTGTATTTGTATCATATGTGCTCCATTTTTTATAGGTCTCAACGTATTTTTCTATATCTTTTCTCAATACTGGCCCATGACCTACCGCTATCACATCGATTGGTAAATTTCTAATTTTCTCTATAGCTTCTAGAACTTTCGGTTTAAAAGGACTTACGATAGAATCAAAGTACAGCTTATATGCGTCAGAAAAATCATCTTCAAGGTCATTAAATAAATGTTTAGGAGTATAATGGCAGCCAAAAGCATCACATGTAAATAAAATTTTTTCTTCTACTAAATACGTAAACATGGTATCAGGCCAATGCAGAAAAGGTGCCATAATAAATCTCAAAGTCTTTCCACCCAAATCAATAAAATCGCCGTCTTTTACAACTCTTGAATTGAAATCGCGATTTATCTGCCCCTTTAAAAATGTGATAGCTGTCCTGCTACCAATGACCTCTGCATTTGTAGCCTCCTTAAGAAGTCTCGGCAGTGCCCCTGAATGATCAGGCTCCGTATGATCCATTATTATATAATCTATGTCTTTTAAATCAACAAGACTTTTTATCTTATCAATATATTCATCGTAAAATGGCTCTTTAACCGTTTCAATCAAAGCAATCTTTTCACTGCCTTTTACTAAATAAGAATTATACGACGTTCCCCATGGTGTCCTCCATACTATGTCAAAATACTCAAGATCAGGATCTAATACTCCTACCCAATAAACATCATTTTTTATTTTAACAACTTTATCCATAATCTCACCTCGTAATTTATAATAATTATTAATTAATATCTTTTATCTTTACTTATATTATACCACTAAATTCCATTATTGCAATAGTCGCGTGAAAATTATTTAAAAATAAAAACCTCAAAAAGAGGTTTTTATACCCTAAACAAAATTACATGGATTTTGTATACTTATCAGCGACTTTACTTGCTCCATACGAATCAGGTTTTACCTGTGCGTCAAAGCCACAACCTGTAACCATTCCAACTACTTCCTTTATAATATCTTTCGTCTTCCCATTTTCACCAACATCAAGATGTATTTCTATATTGAAATCAGTTTTGCCCATCTTCTCAAATTTAGCTGATAAAAGATTTGCAAGTTCTATGCTGTAATTGGCCTCCATGAAAATCCTTTGCCTAAGAGATGGAATTTTTTTATGTTGAAATTTTCTATAATAATATCTAGCGCCTTTTCCCTCGCGATATATGATAACAGCCGAAACAAAGCATATAACTCTACCAGGCTGCGAATCGGTTCCTATCATAAGTTTGTAGCTGGAATCTTTGTCATCTTTTATAAACTCTATAATATCATCAAACATCTTATCAAGATCTAAAAGGCCTTTTGTGGGATTTATAAAATTCAAGGCTATCCATCTCCTTTGATTACATAAGTATCATTTTTATAATATTATACACCATTTTTATTAACTCTGTGTTAAATTTTCATTAAACAATTAATTTTGTGACAAAAAGAATCAAGTGAGATGCCGGCAAAAACACGACTTGTGCAAGCAATGTACCAATTATTTTGCCAAATACCAGCAATACAACCATAGTATTGACATCTTTCTGAGTTCTCTTCCCCGCAAGTGCTTGATCTGTAATCAGTGCTGCAACAGGATCAACGATAACTGTTAAGAGAATAGTAGCGAATCCGTTAACTATTCCTGAAAGAAGACTGGCAGTTGTGCGAAATTCAGGCAGAAGTGCTCCAGCATACAATGACGAAATGATACCCGTTGTATAAATAGACGTTATTATGACATTGTAAATCAAAAAGCTTTTTGGTATATTAGTCTCTTTAATGCCTTTAAGCATGCTAAGCCTAGGCAAAACTATCTTGCTTCGTATCCTCTTTATATTTTCCCATTTTAAAGACATCAATATAAGCTTAGGCACAGAACCTGCAGTCTCCATACCATTGATTGCTGCAGAGAACACAGATACAAACGTTGGCATAAGAGGCGCTCCAATGACTGCACCCATTGTTGCCGACAATAATACAAGTCTCATGTTTAAACCAAGAAGTGGAACCATATTGTATTTTATCGATATGTCAACTAAACTCCCAAGAAATGGTCCCTGTATCATGTTTGATAGCCTTGAAATTACAGCCATAATGTTGAAAAGCGATAGTGAAACTGCAAGCTTTTTTGTCCTTACACCAGATGGTCTTATAGAATACGATAACGTATCTATTAAATTTATCACCATCGTAAAAAAGCAAACAATTATAAGCCTTTTAATATCTACCATCCGCACACATCCTATTCCGCTAAAATAATACAAGTTAAATTATAGACAAATATGTCTAAAAAAGCAATACTGGGTGATGCCTCATAACTTCACAGTCTATTTAGTTTCTAATGGAGATTTATGTTATAATTTTTTATGTTACAATAACTTTAAGCTACATTTATCAAGAAAGGAAATCGTCTATATGGAAAAACTTCGCACTAATAAATGGATAATCTTATCGGCTGTTTTAATAGGTACCGTAATGGGACCTATAGACGGCAGTGTAACAAATATAGCGATGCCACAACTTGCAAAAATATTTCACACAGATATAACAACTACAAGCTGGATTTCCATGACATACTTATTAATGCTATCAAGCCTGATGCTTACATTTGGAAGACTAGGAGACATGGTTGGCTACAAAAAACTTTATCAATACGGCTTAATAACATTTTCCGCTACATCTGCCATATTAAGCATGTCAAACAATATTTATATGCTGATCGTTGTAAGAGCTTTTCAGGCTATTGGCGCAGGTATGCTTATGTCTATGGCTCCAGCAATAATAACAGCAACGTTTCCTCCAAACGAAAGAGGCAAGGCATTAGGCTTTAATGCAATGGCAGTTTCAATAGGACTTTCTATAGGACCTACTTTAGGTGGCTTTTTGCTTACATACCTTGGCTGGAGATCTATATTTTATATAAATATACCAATAGGAATAATCGGTTTTATCTGGGCTCAAGTAGTAGTACCTGACAACAAAGGAGTACCAGAAAAATTTGACCCGTTAGGCGCCATGTCTGCATTTTTATTTCTTACAGGTTTGCTTCTGTTTATATCTGAAGGAGGAACTTGGGGATGGACTTCAATACCCAGCATGATTTCCCTTGCAACATTTATAGTGTTTTTCATAATCTTCATTATGATCGAAAATAATCTGGAGTTTCCAATGCTTGACTTAAGCCTATTTAAAATCAGATTGTTTACATTTGGAAATCTCAGCACTTTAATAAACTTCATGGCTCAAAACACTATGACATTTTTGACACCTTTCCTTTTGCAAAAAATAGGGTATTCTACAGACCTGTCAGGTATAATCATGACGTCTTTTCCTCTGATAATGCTTGTTGTTGCGCCTTTAAGCGGAATTTTATCAGATAGATACGGCGCACAAATTCTATCAACAATCGGTGCATTAATTACAGCTATAGCACTTTTTTCAATGTCCACATTAAATCTGCATTCTTCAATGGCATCAATCATGTCAAGGCTGGGGCTTTTCGGCATTGGCAATGGTATATTTCAGACTCCAAACAACAGCTCTGTAATGGGCAGCGTATCCAAAAACAGGCTTGGCATCGCATCCGCCTTTTTGGCAACAATGAGAAATGCGGGAATGGTTCTCGGTATAGCGATGGGAAGTGCTATATTTACCAACAGAGAAATGTTTTATGAATCTCTGAAGATAAACAGTAATAATGCATTTTTATTTGGGTTGAGAGATGCGTACATTGTAGCTGGAGTATTTTCCATTATTTGTGCATTAACATCCCTCGTTAGGGATAAAATTAATAAAAAGAATAATTTAGAGAAGGATGGAGTGTAAATGGAAAAGACATTTGCTATGGTAAAGCCAGACGGTGTAAAGCGGGGCCTTATAGGAGAAATATTAAAAAGGTACGAAAACAAAGGCCTTAATCTTGTAGCTGCAAAAGTCATTTCGCCATCTTTAGATTTGC
The nucleotide sequence above comes from Thermoanaerobacterium sp. CMT5567-10. Encoded proteins:
- the larC gene encoding nickel pincer cofactor biosynthesis protein LarC, yielding MRFLYFDCFAGISGDMTISSLLSHGIDIDKFKGELSKLPLDGYDLEFGSAKKNGITANTFKVNYDDHHHHHRTMKDIENIINRSSLNDDVKEMSLKIFRNLADAEGKVHGMSPEEVHFHEVGAVDSIIDIVGTSVLINMIAPDKIIFSKLPVGSGFVNSQHGVIPVPAPATAELLKGIPVYDNGISGELVTPTGAAIAKTIADEFGTIPEVKIDSIGYGAGFKDFEIPNVLRTMIGTIDVKKK
- the larB gene encoding nickel pincer cofactor biosynthesis protein LarB, whose amino-acid sequence is MYDNVIRDVLKKYENGYIGLNEAVDILKKLPYEDLGFAKIDYNREVRRGFPEVIYCEGKTPEQVKEIALRMYERGSNVLGTRASIEHFEALKEVCDKAVYYDVARIISIKSEEIMPTKGVIGVVAAGTSDLPVAEEAAVTAELMGNSVKRIYDVGVAGIHRLMSKVEELRKFRVIICIAGMEGALPTVVGGLVACPIIAVPTSVGYGANFHGLSALLAMLNSCSSGVSVVNIDNGFGAAYSASLINKIGE
- the larE gene encoding ATP-dependent sacrificial sulfur transferase LarE, with product MRLEEKYENLKKYIKELGSAVIAFSGGVDSTFLAKVCKDVLNDSCLAVTATSSTYPEREFKEALELAKEIGIRHKIIKSEELEIEGFSKNPIDRCYYCKSELFSKLKKVADDEGIEYVLDGTNADDTGDFRPGRRAAKELGVKSPLLECGFTKDDIREMSKNLGLPTWNKPAYACLSSRFPYGQEITSEKLSMVEKSEEYLLKLGFVGFRVRHHGDIARIELNPDQINMMMDENIRKKVVSKLKEIGFKYVSLDLEGYRTGSMNEAISELINNVR
- a CDS encoding CDP-alcohol phosphatidyltransferase family protein — its product is MNIPNILTMIRFVLIPVFVYSFFYINNGNIYAAVIFIISGLTDVLDGYIARHYNQITKIGILMDPLADKLMIITVLASLWIKGIIPFFIILIVIVKEVTMIIGAFILYRKKDIAIPANKFGKGATLLFYIAIIFSIFDWPYGLTLMVIALLLALIAFFIYSVEFKFYNYKQ
- a CDS encoding phosphatase PAP2 family protein: MQAAIIKDIQLLSNPILDYIFIGITMMGSSYFYFLVLPIFYWCVDKRFGLKIGIILLSSVYVNTVVKNVTMVQRPIGYPGIRSIFTQSAGGYSFPSGHAQGTTTFWGTLMVKYNRKCINVLGIASIVLVSLSRLYLGVHWPVDIIGGILIAVLIIIIGELVDSIIVESKFDIQLAYKVILAIIVPTALIILFPYTENFEYMGLASGILIGYFVDEKYYAFTVSNSIKKQIYKVMIGALIFLALQNGLKYILPYTNVFNTVRYLICGLWLSIGAPLTFNKLKLNKRTL
- a CDS encoding NAD(P)/FAD-dependent oxidoreductase, whose product is MDFVIIGNGIAALSAAESIRKNDKESKITMITREPYNTYFRMKLSHLLGHEYELEKLYVRPESWYKSNNIDTMLKCSVVSLDTDKKIIHLDSSDKITYDKLIIATGSYSFIPPVKGRDKNGVYAIRSLDDVNNLNKYIKDKKRGIVVGGGLLGLEAAWSLKQAGYDINVIEFFPRLLPKQSDEEGSKIIENIIENSGIKLILNAEVAEITGDDADGVILKDGRKVQADFVIFSAGIRPNVDIAKDSDIKINRGILVDDFMRTNVDDVFAAGDVAEYNGKIYGLWTVAMAQGRNAGLNAAGIRTKYKEVIPSSTLKITGVDVFSSGDISGEKSTSYSYKDGNIYYKLFIKDNKLVGAILIGDISSSTKIKKAIDSGYNLKEILDSSKDAKSILETL
- a CDS encoding FprA family A-type flavoprotein; amino-acid sequence: MDKVVKIKNDVYWVGVLDPDLEYFDIVWRTPWGTSYNSYLVKGSEKIALIETVKEPFYDEYIDKIKSLVDLKDIDYIIMDHTEPDHSGALPRLLKEATNAEVIGSRTAITFLKGQINRDFNSRVVKDGDFIDLGGKTLRFIMAPFLHWPDTMFTYLVEEKILFTCDAFGCHYTPKHLFNDLEDDFSDAYKLYFDSIVSPFKPKVLEAIEKIRNLPIDVIAVGHGPVLRKDIEKYVETYKKWSTYDTNTKKKVLIYYVSAYGNTRKMAEEISNGIKDSGVIDVDIYNAKAVNLDDARDKIEKADGLLFGSPTITGDAVEPIWDVIDRINPIKNKNKPAAVFGSYGWSGEAIPLMEERLKGLKLNLVEPGLKINFIPSDDDLEKCRDFGRIFASSLV
- a CDS encoding ribonuclease H-like YkuK family protein; this translates as MNFINPTKGLLDLDKMFDDIIEFIKDDKDSSYKLMIGTDSQPGRVICFVSAVIIYREGKGARYYYRKFQHKKIPSLRQRIFMEANYSIELANLLSAKFEKMGKTDFNIEIHLDVGENGKTKDIIKEVVGMVTGCGFDAQVKPDSYGASKVADKYTKSM
- a CDS encoding lipid II flippase Amj family protein, whose translation is MVDIKRLIIVCFFTMVINLIDTLSYSIRPSGVRTKKLAVSLSLFNIMAVISRLSNMIQGPFLGSLVDISIKYNMVPLLGLNMRLVLLSATMGAVIGAPLMPTFVSVFSAAINGMETAGSVPKLILMSLKWENIKRIRSKIVLPRLSMLKGIKETNIPKSFLIYNVIITSIYTTGIISSLYAGALLPEFRTTASLLSGIVNGFATILLTVIVDPVAALITDQALAGKRTQKDVNTMVVLLVFGKIIGTLLAQVVFLPASHLILFVTKLIV
- a CDS encoding MFS transporter, coding for MEKLRTNKWIILSAVLIGTVMGPIDGSVTNIAMPQLAKIFHTDITTTSWISMTYLLMLSSLMLTFGRLGDMVGYKKLYQYGLITFSATSAILSMSNNIYMLIVVRAFQAIGAGMLMSMAPAIITATFPPNERGKALGFNAMAVSIGLSIGPTLGGFLLTYLGWRSIFYINIPIGIIGFIWAQVVVPDNKGVPEKFDPLGAMSAFLFLTGLLLFISEGGTWGWTSIPSMISLATFIVFFIIFIMIENNLEFPMLDLSLFKIRLFTFGNLSTLINFMAQNTMTFLTPFLLQKIGYSTDLSGIIMTSFPLIMLVVAPLSGILSDRYGAQILSTIGALITAIALFSMSTLNLHSSMASIMSRLGLFGIGNGIFQTPNNSSVMGSVSKNRLGIASAFLATMRNAGMVLGIAMGSAIFTNREMFYESLKINSNNAFLFGLRDAYIVAGVFSIICALTSLVRDKINKKNNLEKDGV